The genomic stretch actTTTAACCCTGGTGTTTAATTTATTCCTGTTGGTCTTATTTGTGAATTCCTAACTTTTTGATTGCTAAATTTTtacacttacaaaaaaaaatgcaacatgatctttctgttttttttcccccattttatttatagcatcaattcataacaagagttggAACAAGGGATGCActgtggcaataacagtcacaataaagaaaatggaactatgactgtaaatagtagtagttcatggtgttttaggatgtagcagggcattaCAGGgcatggttttcatttttgtactgTTGACTCCATAAAAACTgctacataaattaaaaaaatgtattcatatatatatatatatatatatatatatatatatatatatatatatatatatatatatatatataataaatagagTTGAGTTACCAACTCATGCTCATTGGCGTTGGAGCCCTTATACTGtataggggtgggaaaaatcTCACACACTTTAAGTGTGAGGCCGCGAAATCCTGCAGGGACTGACAAGGGTTAACTAGTGTACCGAGTTAGCTGGGATGGTAGAACCAGCCCCCATGGAAACAAGTTTATTCCTCAACACAGAGTTCAAATTCATGCATGTcgtccccctctctcccttaaTGTCTGAGCTCTGATTAAAAGCAGAAAtatccaaaaataatcttaaaaaaaacacatgtaagaTTTTCAcataaagctttagtgcataactttttgatattattggaggaggggtggggggtacTTGATCacgtaaggcttgtatcatgtggacgcgccaacagttttgtagTTTTGAAGTTAGAATTCCTCATCGGGGAAACAGAAACTTTGCACTATAGCTTTGAGATCGGAGTAGTTATTCTACCACTGCCGAGACCAACATTCTCAAAAATAAGAAAGGGGGGGAATAAGGTATAAGGTAAGGTAGAAGGCCTCCAGGAGCCCCTAAATCCCAATGCGCCCCTGAAGATGCAGTGTCATGAACATCTTGAGAAGTAGGTTACCTGAGACTGCACAAGCAGCTCTTGAAGTGGTTGTAGGATGCAGGTGTCCGTCTGTATTTCCCATGTTCCATTGCCTGTTTTGCTTTTTCGACAAACCGCTGTCCTGTTTCCAACCGTGTCCTTTGGGCAGAAACCTACAGCCTCATCCTTTTCATTTCCAAGACCAAATTCTTTATCGTCACATAAAGAGTctagggagaaagaaaaaggttttgaccccagtcatttgaactatttttACTGGAGAAATGTCTTGACCTGAATTGTATTCACTGATCTGTAATGTCTGGCTCAATACTTACCGCCTGTGAATAAAATCAGTGTTGTACTTTTGGTgaagtttgtgtttgtctctttaCAAGTGATGATCTCATTCTGTCCCGGACATGGTATACTATATGGATAGGTGATATTTGGGCCggaacctaaaaaaaacaacaaatccatTTGGATAAAGACAACCAATATTCACTTgttaaaaacattatatatCTTTGTACACATTATCTCAAATAGTTCAATAGATCAATTTGCAAATAATTCTCTATATTTGcgttttggtgtgttttttgttttgggtttacCTGTTGAGATCTTCTGGTCTGGAAATGTAACCTGATAGGGGGGGCTGGGCTTGACAGAGCACGTCAGGTTCACCGTTGTTCCACATTTAATCTTTTGTGTGGTTGGTGCCGTTTGGATCACGGGTGTTGGTGTGAGAGGGAATGTTCCAGTCTGTCTGAAAGCtgtgttgttgtatttgagCGTACATTCGTATGATCCTGAAATTAAAGGTAATCATTAACTGACATGAAATCAATGTAAAGCTACAAATAAACAACTACATGGGATAATAGCATCATCAGGGAAAAGAGGGGCAAAAACTAAAGGGGCTAAATAAGCATTAATGTTTACAATTTCCAAATATTTTAAGCTGTAAGCTTTGATGTAGGATGCTTCTATAAATAGTCCAACTGaagtttttttctccttttttgtaaattctgtcttttgttcttctcggggaaacaaaaaggaagacaatTCCATTCTTCCATCCACGacctttccctaaacccaaccgtcccgttcctGCGAGTCACGGGACCGTAAGCAGTCCCGACCAAGCGTCCATGTTACACCAGATGGGAGAATGTGTTGTCTATGTAGAGCTTGTGAtaattacttttcattttttgtgatcacattcttttttaaattattttaatatattttcctATTTAAGAtacaaacagtgacaaacaattacaaacagtACACTGAGTCGGAAAACATGTCCCAGGgccaaaataatgaataaaaaaatataaaaataaagggacacaaacacacacacacacacaatcagacacacacacacatacacacacacacacacaatcagacacatacatagacagacataaaacaagggaccaaacacctgaGCAAGATAGAGGCCCAAGCTATAATTACTttgctaataaaaaaataaatcaaagaagGGGATTCTGAAGTCAAATATATGGTTCCATAACAGCCAAGTATTACAGGCCGTGTTCCTCATTGTTGACAATCTCAGGCTGCATACTTAGGATTCTGTCAGTAGGGAAATATcttctatttgtcttttttagttttagttggGTCTAAATATTAACACACGCATACCTTATTAGTTAAAGTTAAAGGTAAAAAAgactaatgcaaaaaaaaatggttaataATTGGGtatatgaaacaaaaatactaataaaaagtGTATTGACTGCTCCATACTGGATCAAATTCTTACCACTGTCCGTGATAAAAACCTTTAACACAGTTAGCGTTGCCGTCACATTCTGTAACTGTAACTTGTGTAGAGGATCTTCCACTATTTCTTTGCCATTCAGTCTCCACTCCGCCGTCAAGCCGCTACTTAAATTGAGATTTTCTGGTGGTGGGCCACATGTTATAATTAACTTTCCCTCGAGAAACACTTGAAGTGGCTGAAACTTTAAGGGTTGTGGGCCTTtaagaaaacagacacacaggtcaGACAATTACTACACAACGCTACAGTACACATAATGATCAGATATTCCTCATATGAAAGACAATGtgtttgtgaaaaatgtaaaattaaaaatgtataattgtcTTACTTTTGTATACCATTAAGTATTTCTTTGCCAGCTCTGTAAATATCCCTACATTCACAGCCTCtacaacattttcattaaagGAAGTTATAGTTGTAGTTATGGTGTAGTCTCCGATGGTGCTCCCGCTCCTGTATGGAATCAATCCCACGCaggaaaaattataaatatattaaaagttCACTTCAGTCACTGTTCAGCTTTTGCTAGTGCGTTTCCTGTAATTGTGAGAGAATatcattttttggggatcacGGAAAAAAATAGTGAACAATACTAGACCAGTGTAATACTGCAAACACGTTTCTACAGTGGCACATTTGGCTGTTGGCATATTTGACTCAGCTGCTCCTTATGGTATAAGGACAGCTCAGGGAAGGTCAGTTTCAGATGAGCTCGAATGCACAGCagcttttttgtaaaatgtatcaaCACTGTGATAAATCCAGAAAGAGTCTGGAGCCATGCTAGTCTCAcgttgccagacctatctccacagcgctgcagagtaaggtctggctgcaccacagatgcattctacGATAGGAGGATTGCTACGCCCCCGACGCAGCGATGGAGCAAATTAGTTTCAAGATACAACTTGTTTTGGATGAACAATGCactctgcaaaagaaaacggcacaaaagaaatattaaattaaatgttcacacaacacaataatgtgagatatttaaattagcgggatacatggttaaacgtaatttgctcttaccagtgtgtaCATCAAAGCAATCCCCACCAGTTGGttccaaaatgtcccagttaggtAACGCCTTAAACACATTCTTTGTCgttctttacaatcattccccgaaagaaccaagcaaaCTTGGCTtattgcacgatccaaattGTCTTCGAAATATGCAAAATGTTTAGCACGTGGCTCGCTAgcttgacatttttggaaaaacgGCAtcaaaaagagagggaaaggtaAGCAGCAAAGCCTGACATCCGCCTTGGGAGCCACGCGCCGGATGTCAGGCTTAATCCATCGATTCAGACTAGAGTCAGGCTTGTGGCTCTGAGAGGATGCACAGTGCCTTGAGCTAACTACAAATTGTCAGGATATTTAACTTCAAATCgaaaatgtcaacatgctgGTGTTGCTAGAGGTAAAGTCGAGAGATCATAGTCTCACCACAAATGGCAAATTTCAGCAAATCAAAGTAACAGTTAAGATATGTCAGACTGGACCAAAAGTAGTGGACCAACATCAACATCCATACACCCATGCTAGTATATGATATCAAAAACCCCTTAAAATCATCATATCGATACTTAAAACCATTTTATGTACATATTAAATACAAATCCCCCTGGTACTGTGATAATATCCAGTAGTATGTAATGaacttgaaaacaaaaatttacTTACCGGAACTTTAGTTTTATGTTGTTGACAGTCAAGGTGTACTTGGCAGTTTGGAGTAGAATCTGTTTGAGAAAGTTACTTGCTTGTTATAGGTTCTACAATCAAACCAGGATCAAATATCACATTTATTGCATCAACATCGTAAGAAAACTAAATGATTAGACTTACAGCCTTTAGAGAATCTTTGTAAATGCTGCTGTTTTGGTCATTAAATGAATCCTCAAAAGGTATATCCATGGTAAAGAAGTTGCTCACTACAACAGAGACAGTTGTTATCACAAAGAGGCTTTTCATGAGAAACATGCTTGTTTATTCTCTACATTATATGTCGTacctgctgttgtgtttgttgttgttgttagggtTGTCATTTCTTGggctgttgttgttggggtTGTTGGGGTTGTTAGAGTTGTTGGGGTTGGGGTTGTTGGGGTTGGGGTTGTTGGGGTTGTTGGGGTTGTTGGGGTTGTTAGGGTTGTTGGGGTTGGGGTTGTCATTCCTTgggttgttggtgttgttgtgttCAGTGTTGTTATCATAAAGGTTGTTGTTGACTTTGgggttggtgttgttggtgtttctgtaaaaaaaaaaaagattgcatcACTAtcttcatattattattattattattattattatataaattataaatatatttcgATGAATGCTTTTTTGTTGCAACAAGTGTCTTCAACTACTACACACTCTGTTGAACTTATCCATGCAAAANNNNNNNNNNNNNNNNNNNNNNNNNNNNNNNNNNNNNNNNNNNNNNNNNNNNNNNNNNNNNNNNNNNNNNNNNNNNNNNNNNNNNNNNNNNNNNNNNNNNAAACACGGACCCAGCAGAGTTAGAGGATAATTAGAATATTAGTTTGGTTTTTGCCTTCCTCCATATTCTTAAGAATATTTAGACATTTGAATTGGAATGTCAAAAAATTTatcctaaataaaaaaacataaataaataataatgacacAGGTGTAATTAGTGATTGCATCACAGGTGTTACCAATACTGCAGGTCATACAGTGGGGCTAGAAAGTTTGGGCACACCAggtaacattttttattaatgtgcataaagaagccaagaaaagatggaaa from Etheostoma cragini isolate CJK2018 chromosome 18, CSU_Ecrag_1.0, whole genome shotgun sequence encodes the following:
- the LOC117961857 gene encoding carcinoembryonic antigen-related cell adhesion molecule 8-like, with product MTTLTTTTNTTAVSNFFTMDIPFEDSFNDQNSSIYKDSLKAILLQTAKYTLTVNNIKLKFRSGSTIGDYTITTTITSFNENVVEAVNVGIFTELAKKYLMVYKSPQPLKFQPLQVFLEGKLIITCGPPPENLNLSSGLTAEWRLNGKEIVEDPLHKLQLQNVTATLTVLKVFITDSGSYECTLKYNNTAFRQTGTFPLTPTPVIQTAPTTQKIKCGTTVNLTCSVKPSPPYQVTFPDQKISTGSGPNITYPYSIPCPGQNEIITCKETNTNFTKSTTLILFTGGKY